Below is a genomic region from Cloeon dipterum chromosome 2, ieCloDipt1.1, whole genome shotgun sequence.
AAATGACAGCAGCTTAACAAGCGTAGAATACAATACACCGGCACACACGCAGTCGGATCGTGAGTGAAGATGATCGATCCGACCCTTAATTATGAATGAGAAAGCGATACACAATGAGAACTGAACTAGCTAAAAAAGATGATGTGCGCATCACagtttgtaaacaaacaatcTGCCAACTTATTCGACGAGGAAGACGCGAATCGGCACGTGGGTGAGTAACCTGTTGGCGACGTCAAGGAAGAGCGCCGAGATTTTGCGCTTGAGCTGCGGCTGCATGTGCTTCAGCACCTCGTGGCCGTTCTCGCGCAGGAACAGATTCGTGCCTTCAGCTAGAAGAGGAGAAATTTTtgctatatatttaatttgaaaatatatcattaaaatacgaaattgttgaaacaaattatttttaaagttcaaattGTGTTGcctctttttaataaactgactcaaaattattagattCACGCCAAATAATCgtaacaaaatgattttcaagccaatcaacaatattttaaattaatttaagttaaacaggaaattaaaaacgacattgatttattttcttggaaaagtcatggaattttcattccatttcGAAATTCTACAAGCCCCCCTTATACTCACCATATCTaccgttttttttataattatttatgatgCATAAATTATCAGAAcagtttaagaaaaaatcttaCTGAGAATGCGGTTGTTATTGAAAACCTTCTTGACAGCCATCTGCACATTCTTGACGTTCAGCTCAACGTTCAAGTCACGAATCGTCAAGTAAGTCTCGTCCTGTCCGGTCTGGTTGGAGATTCTCTTTTCCGCGATTCCGCTCACATCAGCGTAGACGTCATCTGTGACAGAGAATCACACCCGATCAAGAAGAGAAACAACTGGCGGCACAGGACTCGAAATAGCAGCGCTCAGACTCCAGATGCGATATCGTAAATTTCTGGAAAGAAAATTGGACGCGTTTGCTTACGGAAATCAGCGTTGAaggtgccgccgccgagagCAGGAAGGATGAACAGAACGCCGGAGCTGGTGTAGCGCGCGTCAATGTGCAGCTTCGGGATGCGCAGCCTCGCCTCAAACGGCTTCTCGCCTTCGCCCAATCTTtgcaatagaaaaaattgaaaagaaaggaaaaatgaaagcaaaatatttgaaaataaggaACAAAAGGGGAGCAGAATGgaggacaaaataatttttaaaaatattcagagttatataacataaaatttttataatgtttaaatttctcatttaaatacgtttatattttataaagttgtaaaaattcgATATGAAAGTGCTATTCAATTGCAAATccggcttttttaaaataagactacatatttttttaaaattattttttgagttcaactgatttcaattttaggttGGTCTATtaagattaattattattagcaGTGCAAAGGCATTGCTcaagatatttatttgtccTATTCGtcctatttaacaaaataaagacTATTTTTGAGACAAAATATGCGAAAGCTCTAAATATACATCTTCTGCGAGATTTACAAGTTTAACTTAATTCAGTTTCACTTGAGAAATTAAAGTTGAAACCCCATCAGACTTATTGGCTAGACACCAAAGGACGCCATACTTAAAACTTCTGCacataagattttttattttgattaatggaAGTTGCAAAGAGCGTTGAAAGAAAACTATTCAAATATTATGAGAATCAAATTAGTTAAATCTTTgcgttacaaataattttctccttcAATCTATAGTGACGCAACCAAACGTAATAAAAACGTAGACTCAATAAGCCTCTAGCTGTATATTACGTGAGCTGTAATTTCCGCTGTTccaaaacaagttttttttgtgTCCGCAggtgtgaataaattttgaccaGCCAAACTGGTCATGTTTCTTGACATAATCAATTGACGCTAGTAGGAAATCCCGGAAATCCctaatttattactttaatTTGTGTTGATTGACTGAAAAATGAAGCAACGCACCTGATTTTTCGCACGTTGAACTCGGTCGCGCCGTAAATCTTGAGATCCTTCAAGGTAATCTTGTATCCTTTCGGGCCAGTCGAGAGTGAAAGCGAGAGTTCGTCCATAAGGAAAGGTTCGACCGATGGCAGTTCGATCTCCGGGATTCCTGCGACGAATTCACGGTCAacgctcgtttattttttatatattcgaGTATCAAAATTGTACCTTTGGCCAGGTAAGGCTTCAGGTGCACCAGTGATTCCTTGAGGCATTCGATCAACTTGGGGTTGCTGGCATTGCATTGCTTCACGTACTCAGCTGCAaacgaaatttataaattattataaaaaaataataactctaCTATTAGATCGAAATCAACATCGGATCTGACAAGGAAACCCCGCACACAGTCCGAaattaagaatattaattGTATGCACCATGCATGTAGAATTTGTatgaaattagaagaaaatgacAAATGAAAAGTTTCAGGGTGAACTATAGAAGCACCTTTCCTATATTAtatgctaaatattttaattggcaatttttccaatcatAGTGAAATTTGATATGCAGAATCTAATTGACAAGACGAATCCATTTATGTAATTAAGACTTTTCTCGACTTTTTTCGGACTTTAAATCTTTTGTTTGCTGTTTGCTCAGTAAATAGTCGGTGACTTGCCAATgcaaatacttaaaaaaatgaaataatgaaaatatttctaactACTATAATTTCCTTGACTGGGATAAGTGATAAGAATCCTGTCTCAAGCCGCACAAGCAAAAACGAGTAGTGAAGGGTGATTTTCACATAGTATTTATCTTGCGTCTGTTATTTAGTAtctatgaataatttattcatattaaataaagaattaaaactgCTTCTAGAAATTCTAAGAGATAAGGTTAATTTCACTATCTgacaaaatcttaaattttatcagctttcagaatatttgttttaatagatttttttaaatttcatttcgttttatttgccCAAAGTGACCTTAGTTTAATGTCCAGTTAAAATACGAATTATTTCAGTTTCTACTGAAATTATCCGATTTTCGATCTTTTTTTATGAGTGTAAGAGATGCAAGCCCGATTTAATAATGAAGCCTTTCTGTTGCACGACGAACAACGCATTCCgcagcaatttaattaaaaagtgaaattgaaTGGTTGTTACGGTAAAAATTGCTCCACATAGTCATGTGTGCACggatttttacttaaaaatttcgcaAGACCTCTATGTCAATTGAGAATGCCTGCTGCAAATATTTACTGCTGCCGGATTCCTTTGAGGGCCATTTCTTTACAGATTGAATGGGGAAGAGGAAAAAGACTACCTTTGAGGCCAGCAGTGTCGAAAGGCATTTGTTTGCCCTTTTAATTCACACAAGTGACATTACTCTTTGAATGCAGGTGTTGCGCATGTCAATAAAGCTCTCTTTTGCAACGTTTCACGAATTGAATTATGGTCATTTTTGCGACACCTGCTCtgaaaagtaaacaaacaatatAATTGAAGCCCCGCGGGCGGCTACTGCGGCGGCGGAGAATTCGTCGCGCCCGCCGCGTTTTCTCGGTCGAATCGAAAGGATTTCCAGTGCCGGCGCAATGGGGTCATTGTTTGGAGTGCAGCGTAGCAAGTGCATATTATGGCACACGCATCtgcgtctgctgctgctgctgtgagGTAATACCGAGAGGTCGAGTGAGGTAATCGCGTCTTGTCGAGTGCGCGCGGCGCAAATCAAGTGTTGCACAAAGTACCCTCACGCTGCATCAACCGGCCACTGCATTTCCGCGTGAATTTATGTAATGATCAATATCTGGCGACCGGAGAGAAAGTGGTGCTCAAGTGGAGATGCAATACTTGTTCCAAGATTATATAATAAGTGACGGGTGTGTGTGTTGCTCTGATTGTTTAGCTCGATTGACTCACTTAATAGTATTACGCGCCACAGACTCCACTTTGTTCTAATTGATCCAGATTTTATTTAGTACGCACGtaggctaaattaaaaaattccatagccttttataattttttcctgctaaacaaacacaaaaaatcttCTCATTTGTGAAAGAAACCACaagagtgaaaataataataatatactcACGGATTTCGAGATAATCTTTTGTGTCGGCCAGGCAGAGCTGGACGACGGCGAAAAGTGAAAAGGACGCGAACCACATTTTGCGAATCACTGGCTGGCTGGGCTGATTGGATGGTGCGCTGTTCCTGACGACTTTCGGCTTCTTGGGCGCGCGAGCAACGCAAAGAGCCGCCGAATGACAGATCGCGGCTTATATCGAATGCGGTTCCCCCACCCGTCGCGGGTCACAATTTACCTAGGCTGCGTGCATGTGCAGCGCGTTTTTACATAATAGTACCATAGGATTGTGGACACCACGCTGCTTGCAATGCAATCAAACACAATAAGTCACCTTAAATCGttcttacatttaaaaaaatattaataaactcGAAATAGCTAACAGAGATGAAAATGTCATCtagctctttaaaaattatcaatttaacttaaaatattagaTCTCAGACCAAGTATGGTATTTaatactttaattaaaacgattaCGTTAAAAAATGCTACCTAATATATCCATACATGAGTAGATAAAAGGtttctcataaaaaatgtacaattatATCCAGACCAGGAAAGGCATAAGTATGAAATGTGTAATCACTTTGTTGTTGCAACACACGCGGATAGGCTTATTAATATCTTAGCTACTCATTCACTTTTCATTGTAAAAGCAGCGTGGAACAATAATCTTTAAGcacattataattaatttagagctTTGTGGAgttagtttaaaatcaaacatgaCCAACAGCTATTGAGAGAAATAGCTGATGATTCCTTTtcccggtgcgcctcccagcctgttgagctatttgagcatttcgagtcactcaACTAGcaaccttttgccatctctgaaaATTGGCAGCCAGTGTTGGATCCCCAAACaactc
It encodes:
- the Jhbp1 gene encoding protein takeout, with amino-acid sequence MWFASFSLFAVVQLCLADTKDYLEIPEYVKQCNASNPKLIECLKESLVHLKPYLAKGIPEIELPSVEPFLMDELSLSLSTGPKGYKITLKDLKIYGATEFNVRKIRLGEGEKPFEARLRIPKLHIDARYTSSGVLFILPALGGGTFNADFHDVYADVSGIAEKRISNQTGQDETYLTIRDLNVELNVKNVQMAVKKVFNNNRILTEGTNLFLRENGHEVLKHMQPQLKRKISALFLDVANRLLTHVPIRVFLVE